In a single window of the Bacteroidia bacterium genome:
- a CDS encoding T9SS type A sorting domain-containing protein: protein MKKITLLTASIAFSTFAFAQHKPEAKLSSTAKHHKTTTPSAHFLKKNTPPATLAGAIWSDDFSVPSKWVRSGNALTADSVYGNWQIGTAGPTNSGGYGIGKINSTTAANGFAWFDSNQDCSGNEIADLTTANSINLSAHANVRLVFQEWYKRFSDSTFVFVSNDGTTWVKYPVNASMVGNAYCGGGNGVNPTTLKVDITPTAGGQSTVWIRFEFYSPSSLANGPGCGYSWEVDDVSIIDKPADDMALNTAYSDFSYQNGGFYTQTPMSQVAPITFRGALFNSGVNTETNVILNANVSDGSTSVFNQSSPAIASFPSSMADTVAVPTTFTPSAVNGKSYTTTFSVSQTQTDLDSSNNIIVGDRFSISDSVYARDNGDTTGVGFISPAQFTNGNVDGSQLANLFYFPSGATATSISVFVTDSSANGSFFSPVLLDSAFNNIVTGNQYNVGGPSTTKQWVTLQIPPTVLTAGTKYFAGILVGGNSSGKVAVANDAVTQQPIQTSFVYIAGGSTPSWGYINNVPFIRLNILAPLGVPELSSNGNLKLYQNIPNPANQTTAVNYELVNHSAVFMRIYDVTGKLMMTVNQGDQLAGKHSIHLNVAGLPNGVYSYTLYAGNASLTKRLVVVK from the coding sequence ATGAAAAAAATTACATTATTAACTGCGAGCATTGCTTTTAGTACGTTTGCCTTTGCGCAACACAAGCCAGAAGCAAAACTATCAAGCACGGCGAAGCACCACAAAACAACAACTCCGTCTGCTCATTTTTTGAAAAAAAATACGCCTCCTGCTACCTTGGCTGGGGCAATATGGTCGGATGATTTTTCCGTTCCATCCAAATGGGTAAGATCAGGAAACGCACTTACTGCAGATTCTGTTTACGGTAATTGGCAAATTGGAACTGCTGGACCAACCAACTCTGGGGGTTATGGTATCGGAAAAATAAATTCTACTACAGCAGCCAACGGTTTTGCTTGGTTTGATTCTAACCAAGATTGCAGCGGCAACGAAATAGCAGATTTAACTACTGCAAATTCAATTAACTTATCGGCACACGCAAATGTGCGTTTGGTTTTTCAAGAGTGGTATAAACGATTTTCAGACAGTACTTTCGTCTTTGTAAGTAACGATGGTACCACTTGGGTAAAATATCCAGTAAATGCAAGTATGGTCGGAAATGCGTATTGCGGAGGTGGAAACGGAGTGAATCCGACAACGTTAAAAGTAGATATTACACCCACTGCGGGAGGACAATCTACCGTATGGATTCGTTTTGAGTTTTACAGCCCGAGTTCTTTAGCTAACGGTCCAGGATGTGGTTATTCTTGGGAAGTAGATGATGTATCTATCATTGACAAACCAGCAGACGATATGGCATTGAATACTGCCTATTCTGATTTTTCGTATCAAAATGGAGGTTTTTACACACAAACACCAATGAGTCAAGTAGCTCCGATTACATTCCGTGGTGCTTTGTTTAACTCAGGTGTGAATACAGAAACGAATGTGATATTGAACGCAAATGTTTCCGATGGTTCTACTTCTGTTTTTAATCAATCTTCTCCGGCTATAGCCAGTTTCCCATCTTCAATGGCAGATACAGTAGCAGTTCCAACTACTTTTACACCGTCGGCTGTTAATGGCAAAAGCTATACTACTACTTTCAGCGTAAGTCAAACTCAAACGGATTTGGATAGCTCTAACAACATCATTGTAGGAGATCGTTTTTCTATTTCAGATTCTGTTTATGCACGTGATAACGGAGACACTACAGGTGTTGGATTTATCAGTCCAGCTCAGTTTACAAATGGTAATGTTGATGGTTCTCAATTGGCTAATTTATTTTATTTCCCAAGCGGAGCTACAGCAACGTCTATTTCTGTTTTTGTAACGGATTCTTCTGCAAACGGATCATTCTTTTCTCCTGTATTATTAGACAGTGCGTTTAATAATATAGTTACCGGAAATCAATACAATGTTGGCGGGCCTTCTACTACTAAACAGTGGGTTACTTTGCAAATACCTCCTACTGTACTTACAGCAGGAACAAAGTATTTTGCGGGTATTTTAGTGGGAGGTAATTCTTCTGGTAAAGTAGCTGTTGCGAATGATGCGGTTACACAACAACCAATACAAACATCATTTGTTTACATTGCTGGTGGCTCAACTCCAAGCTGGGGATATATAAACAACGTTCCTTTTATTCGCTTGAATATTTTAGCCCCATTGGGAGTTCCTGAACTTTCGTCTAATGGAAATTTGAAATTGTATCAAAACATTCCAAATCCTGCCAATCAAACAACGGCAGTGAATTATGAATTGGTTAATCATTCTGCTGTTTTTATGAGAATTTACGATGTTACAGGTAAATTAATGATGACTGTAAATCAAGGCGATCAATTAGCTGGAAAACATTCCATCCATTTGAATGTAGCTGGTTTGCCAAATGGTGTTTATTCTTACACTCTTTATGCAGGCAATGCTTCTTTAACAAAACGTTTGGTGGTAGTGAAATAA
- a CDS encoding T9SS type A sorting domain-containing protein: MKKLITTVVAVSLGLATFAQEVAPLHLATPKLYKAHSITPVKAQRRNHQPPSTQGATTVYINYESADSILYTAGTYMAFAWNINAHYKWPADSSATNTPLNYFLTAFDSIYDSNNQVGYAQKVVSGLVVDSIYISLGQSNASGMADTLVVSLIPVNAGGYPTGAPIAVNPMIIPPSSPLTGNWLQQRMVAFGFNQAITGAAKFAVQVQYFGSKMDTLGFVAGFGSITCSSSPYAVTTLYNPIKTPAITVNSFVQFAQFATYGQLPNAAGQNIGYTCGTTQEPTYIQDIRMVAMVTFNNTTGINDGRTIEGLTLGQCYPNPSTSTATIGYQLADAAKNVDLKVFDVTGRLVMDMNQGAEVVGKHSIQVNVANLAAGTYYYSLKADDHRLTNKMVVVK; the protein is encoded by the coding sequence ATGAAAAAATTAATTACTACTGTTGTGGCTGTATCCTTGGGTCTTGCCACGTTCGCACAGGAAGTAGCTCCTTTGCATCTCGCTACTCCTAAACTTTACAAAGCACACAGCATAACACCTGTGAAAGCACAAAGAAGAAATCACCAGCCTCCTTCCACTCAAGGAGCAACAACTGTTTACATCAATTATGAATCAGCAGATTCGATTTTGTACACAGCTGGTACTTACATGGCATTTGCATGGAACATAAATGCGCATTACAAATGGCCTGCAGATAGTTCTGCAACAAATACTCCGTTGAATTATTTCCTAACTGCATTTGACTCTATTTATGATTCTAACAATCAAGTAGGTTATGCACAAAAAGTAGTTAGTGGTTTAGTGGTAGATTCAATTTATATCAGTTTAGGACAAAGCAATGCTTCTGGAATGGCTGATACTTTAGTTGTTAGTTTAATTCCTGTAAATGCAGGCGGTTATCCTACAGGAGCGCCAATTGCAGTAAATCCAATGATAATCCCTCCAAGCTCTCCACTTACTGGAAATTGGCTTCAGCAAAGAATGGTTGCTTTTGGATTTAACCAAGCAATAACAGGAGCAGCTAAATTTGCAGTACAAGTACAATATTTTGGAAGCAAAATGGATACACTCGGTTTTGTAGCTGGATTCGGATCTATTACTTGTAGCAGTAGTCCATACGCAGTAACAACACTTTACAACCCTATTAAAACACCAGCAATCACGGTTAATAGTTTTGTTCAATTTGCACAATTTGCTACTTACGGTCAACTTCCTAACGCTGCAGGACAAAATATTGGATATACATGTGGTACAACACAAGAACCAACATATATTCAGGATATCCGCATGGTAGCAATGGTTACTTTTAACAACACTACTGGTATCAATGATGGTCGTACTATCGAAGGCTTAACATTAGGACAATGTTATCCAAACCCTTCAACATCCACTGCAACTATTGGTTATCAATTAGCTGATGCAGCAAAAAATGTTGATTTGAAAGTATTCGATGTAACAGGAAGACTTGTTATGGATATGAATCAAGGTGCAGAAGTTGTTGGAAAACACAGCATCCAAGTAAACGTAGCTAATTTAGCTGCTGGTACTTATTATTATTCTTTGAAAGCAGACGATCACAGATTAACCAACAAAATGGTTGTTGTGAAATAA
- the gcvP gene encoding aminomethyl-transferring glycine dehydrogenase — MMKDVFAARHNGPRKNEITQMLKKIGVQSLDELIDQTIPANIRLKKPLDLAAGMSEYDYQKHLRVLASKNKVFKSYIGLGYYNTIIPAVNQRNVLENPGWYTAYTPYQAEIAQGRLEALLNFQTMIMDLTGMEIANASLLDEATAAAEAMTMLYNNRSREAMKNEANQFFVSDECYPQTIDTLKTRALPLGIELIIGDVKKINFNKKMYGILLQYPTADGIVNDYAEFVKIAKANGCAVAVAADILSLVLLTPPGEWGADVVVGNTQRFGVPMGYGGPHAAFFACREEYKRIIPGRIIGVSQDAQGNAALRMALQTREQHIRRDKATSNICTAQALLAIMASMYAVYHGPEGLKGIAEQVHLTAATLASELKKLGFDVSSENYFDTIKINNIKPSKIKILAETEKINFRYLENALTISVDQTTNTEDVNAIVQLFAKASGKNISEISEKNIFDQTAKIKYRKSSILTHPVFNKYHSETDMMRYIKRLENKDLSLTHSMISLGSCTMKLNAASELYPITWNEFANIHPFVPVDQAQGYQEIIAELDRNLSEITGFAKMSFQPNSGAQGEYAGLLVIQAYHQSRGDAHRNVALIPASAHGTNPASAAMAGMKIIIVKCDVKGNIDANDLREKAIANKNNLSCLMVTYPSTHGVYEESIIEITNIIHENGGQVYMDGANMNAQVGLTSPGNIGADVCHLNLHKTFAIPHGGGGPGMGPIGVAKQLVPFLPGHVLIKTGGEKAISAVSAAPYGSALILLISYGYIKMLGREGVTEATKLAILNANYIKESLKNNYKTLYSGKNGRCAHEMILDCVAFKREAGIEVGDIAKRLMDYGFHAPTVSFPVHDTLMVEPTESESKEELDRFCEAMISIKKEIDEIISGKADKEDNVLKNAPHTAKSVITDTWAHSYSREKAVYPLTWVKESKFWPSVARVDNAHGDRNLICACPPIENYQTEKELA, encoded by the coding sequence ATGATGAAAGATGTATTTGCTGCGCGCCATAATGGTCCGCGCAAAAATGAAATAACACAAATGCTGAAAAAAATTGGCGTACAATCGCTGGATGAATTGATTGATCAAACGATTCCCGCGAACATTCGCTTAAAAAAACCGCTTGATTTAGCTGCAGGAATGAGCGAATACGATTATCAAAAACATTTGCGCGTTTTGGCTTCCAAAAATAAAGTTTTCAAATCGTATATCGGATTAGGTTATTACAATACGATTATTCCAGCGGTGAATCAACGAAATGTGTTGGAAAATCCGGGTTGGTACACCGCTTACACACCTTATCAGGCAGAAATTGCACAAGGTCGTCTGGAGGCTTTGCTTAATTTCCAAACCATGATTATGGATTTAACCGGAATGGAAATCGCCAATGCTTCTTTGTTGGATGAAGCAACCGCCGCGGCAGAAGCAATGACCATGTTGTATAATAATCGTTCGCGCGAAGCAATGAAAAATGAAGCAAATCAATTTTTTGTTTCGGACGAATGTTATCCGCAAACCATTGATACACTTAAAACACGCGCACTTCCATTAGGAATTGAATTAATTATTGGCGATGTCAAAAAAATAAATTTCAATAAAAAAATGTATGGCATTTTGTTGCAATATCCAACAGCTGATGGAATTGTAAATGACTACGCAGAATTTGTAAAAATCGCAAAAGCAAACGGGTGTGCTGTTGCCGTTGCTGCTGATATTTTAAGTTTGGTTTTATTAACGCCTCCTGGCGAATGGGGCGCAGATGTGGTTGTTGGCAATACGCAACGCTTTGGTGTGCCGATGGGTTATGGTGGACCGCATGCGGCATTTTTTGCTTGTCGCGAAGAATACAAACGGATTATTCCAGGACGTATTATTGGCGTGTCGCAAGATGCGCAAGGAAATGCGGCTTTGCGAATGGCATTGCAAACACGCGAGCAACACATTCGTAGAGACAAAGCAACTTCCAATATTTGTACCGCTCAAGCTTTGTTGGCGATTATGGCAAGTATGTACGCAGTTTATCACGGACCAGAAGGTTTGAAGGGAATTGCGGAACAAGTGCATCTAACGGCTGCTACTTTAGCAAGCGAATTAAAAAAATTAGGATTTGATGTTTCTTCGGAAAATTATTTTGACACGATTAAAATAAATAATATCAAACCTTCTAAAATAAAAATTTTAGCAGAGACTGAAAAAATAAATTTTCGATACCTCGAAAACGCACTTACTATTTCGGTAGATCAAACCACCAATACTGAAGATGTAAATGCGATTGTGCAACTATTTGCAAAGGCTTCTGGAAAAAATATTTCTGAAATCTCTGAAAAAAACATTTTTGATCAAACAGCAAAAATTAAGTACAGAAAGTCTTCTATTTTAACACATCCTGTTTTTAATAAATATCATTCCGAAACAGATATGATGCGTTATATAAAACGTTTGGAAAATAAAGATTTGTCGCTCACGCATTCGATGATTTCCTTAGGTTCTTGTACGATGAAATTAAATGCTGCGTCGGAATTGTATCCAATTACTTGGAATGAATTTGCGAACATTCATCCCTTCGTTCCTGTGGATCAAGCGCAAGGTTATCAGGAAATAATTGCTGAATTGGATAGAAATTTATCTGAAATAACTGGCTTTGCAAAAATGAGTTTTCAGCCGAATAGTGGCGCACAAGGCGAATATGCAGGATTATTGGTAATTCAAGCGTACCATCAATCACGTGGCGATGCGCATAGAAATGTAGCGTTGATTCCAGCAAGTGCACATGGTACCAATCCGGCAAGTGCAGCTATGGCAGGAATGAAAATAATTATTGTAAAGTGTGATGTAAAAGGGAATATTGACGCAAACGATTTGCGTGAAAAAGCCATTGCTAATAAAAATAATTTATCATGTTTAATGGTTACTTATCCGAGCACACACGGCGTTTACGAAGAAAGTATTATTGAAATTACGAATATTATCCATGAAAATGGTGGACAAGTTTATATGGATGGCGCCAATATGAATGCGCAAGTTGGTTTAACAAGTCCAGGAAATATTGGTGCAGATGTTTGTCATTTGAACTTACACAAAACATTTGCAATCCCGCACGGTGGCGGCGGTCCGGGAATGGGACCAATTGGTGTGGCAAAACAATTAGTGCCGTTTCTTCCGGGACATGTGCTTATTAAAACAGGTGGTGAGAAAGCGATTTCGGCAGTTTCGGCAGCACCTTACGGAAGTGCATTGATACTTTTAATTTCGTATGGTTATATTAAAATGCTTGGTAGAGAAGGCGTAACTGAAGCAACTAAATTAGCGATATTGAATGCCAACTACATCAAAGAATCATTAAAAAATAATTATAAAACACTTTACAGTGGAAAAAATGGACGTTGTGCACACGAAATGATTTTGGATTGTGTCGCGTTTAAACGCGAAGCAGGAATAGAAGTAGGCGATATCGCAAAACGATTAATGGATTATGGATTTCACGCGCCAACGGTTTCGTTTCCGGTACATGATACTTTAATGGTAGAGCCAACCGAAAGTGAATCGAAAGAAGAATTAGATCGTTTTTGCGAAGCGATGATTTCCATCAAAAAAGAAATTGATGAAATTATTTCGGGCAAAGCAGACAAGGAAGATAATGTTTTAAAAAATGCGCCTCACACAGCAAAATCCGTGATAACTGACACTTGGGCGCATTCATATTCGCGCGAAAAAGCGGTGTATCCACTAACATGGGTAAAAGAAAGTAAATTTTGGCCAAGTGTAGCGCGTGTGGACAATGCGCATGGCGATCGGAATTTAATTTGTGCCTGTCCGCCAATAGAGAATTATCAGACAGAAAAAGAATTAGCATAA
- a CDS encoding UbiA family prenyltransferase has protein sequence MKTSVSDFALPPRHQWLLENKIAFRFVFFFALAGEIFSLIYYINWMTFLCLIPIGGISFGYTVPFIKTKRGWIRLRDIRGLKIFLITLVLGLVTVVLPVVAYANLSALLRPEIIFIFIRRMLFIFAITIPFDIRDVDYDRQNNIETLPVLFGIPRAKKMAIYSLAAFAGCVILQLFILPKMSSLYAVALIISIVPTSISILKTKKSSSDYFFSFAVEGMMIVQCFLIIAAYIIER, from the coding sequence ATGAAAACTTCGGTTTCTGATTTTGCATTGCCTCCTCGTCACCAATGGCTTCTTGAAAATAAAATTGCTTTTCGTTTTGTCTTTTTTTTCGCTTTGGCGGGAGAAATTTTTTCCTTAATTTATTATATCAATTGGATGACTTTTCTATGCCTGATTCCGATTGGCGGAATTTCGTTTGGATACACCGTTCCGTTTATAAAAACAAAGCGCGGTTGGATTCGCTTGCGCGATATACGCGGACTAAAAATATTTTTGATAACACTCGTTCTCGGCTTAGTTACCGTTGTACTTCCCGTAGTTGCATACGCTAATCTTTCAGCGCTTCTTCGTCCAGAAATCATTTTTATTTTCATTCGCCGAATGCTTTTTATTTTCGCCATTACCATTCCCTTCGACATTCGCGATGTGGATTACGATCGACAAAATAATATTGAAACCTTACCTGTTTTATTTGGTATTCCGCGCGCTAAAAAAATGGCAATTTATAGCCTTGCCGCTTTCGCGGGATGCGTCATTTTACAACTTTTTATATTGCCGAAAATGTCTTCGTTATACGCTGTAGCACTGATTATTTCTATTGTTCCAACTTCCATTTCAATTTTAAAAACAAAAAAAAGCAGCAGCGATTATTTTTTTTCTTTCGCTGTTGAAGGCATGATGATTGTGCAATGCTTTTTAATTATTGCCGCGTATATAATTGAGCGATAA